The genomic region ATTAATCATTGGAGGAAAGAACATGGGAGTCTATGGAAAAATCGTAGACATTGAAGAAGCTAAAGCGAAAAAACGTCGCTTACTGTTGACGACAATAGAGGATGCCGCTGGGAAACGTTTCCAGACAACCCTAGATTTCATTTTTGCTACAGGTGAAGGTGAACACTCCATATCGTTGCCCGAGGTGAGATAGTTGTCGGAAGAAGAGGAAATCCAAAAAAAATGGCGAGAAATTCCTATGCTTAAGCCGAAAATCCGGAAGGTAACCGTTAACATAGCTGTGGGACAATCAGGGGAGCCCCTTGAAAAAGCTGTACAGGTTCTCGAACAACTGACAGGCCGAAAACCTGTAAAGAGGAAAGCCAAGCAAACTATAAGAGATTTTGGAATAAGAGAGGGTGAACCAATCTCCTGCGTTGTAACACTTCGAAAAGAAAAAGCCATAGAATTCCTCACCAAAACACTTCAAGCTGTTGACAATAAAATACCAAAGAAACGTTTCGACAACAATGGCAACTTTTCCTTCGGGATAAGAGAACATATTGAAATTCCAGGCACAAAATACACGCCAGAGCTTGGAATCTTCGGGATGGATATCTCGGTTACTCTCGGTCGTGCTGGCTATCGCGTCAAAGAACGAAGACGAACCAGATCAACGATCGGCATAAGTCATTTGTTAACCCCTGAAGAGGCAATAGTATTCATCAAAGATACCTTAGCGGTTGAGATAACCTGAGGTGTAGCTGAATGGGAAAACAGAGACCTAAGAAAGAACGAAAATTCGGTAAGGGCAGCAGACCTTGTAGAAGATGTGGCTCTTACGGCCCAGTAATCCGGCGTTACAATTTATATATATGCCGGCAGTGCTTTAGGGAGATAGCCCGAAAACTTGGGTTTAAAAAATACGAATAAGGAAGCGGAAGATAATGGTGGATACAATCGCGAATGGCATGACTACATTGATAAACAACGAGATGCGCCTAAAGCGAGAATGTATAATCAGTCCAGCCTCTAAACTGCTTGGCAGAGTTCTAAGAGTTATGCAACTAGGTGGATACATCGGCGAGTTTGAATTCATAGATGATGGCATAACAGGAAAGTTCAAGATACAACTTCTCGGCAGAATAAACAAATGTGGCGCAATTAGGCCTCGCTTTCCAGTACGATCAGACGAATTTGAGGAATGGGAAAGAAGCTTTCTTCCTTCAAAGGATATAGGTATCCTTGTCATCTCCACTTCCAGAGGTGTGACTTCTCACAAAACAGCAAAAGAGGAAAAAATAGGGGGTCGTCTATTAGCCTTCGTCTATTAGGAGAAAAAGAAAGAAAATGCGCTTATTGGAAGTCGAAAAAACTGTTGAAGTCCCCGAAGGTGTGGACGTCAAAATAGATGGCAGAGTAGTAACCATATCAGGAGAGAAGGGAACGTTAACCAGAGATTTCTCTCACGCATCTTTATCTATTCAAAAGGAAGAAAAACTGGTAAAAATTCGAACAGATTGGCCTCGCAAAAAAGAGGCAGCAACAGTTGCAACTATAAGTTCTCACATTCAAAATATGATAACGGGAGTAACTAAGGGATTCACATACAAATTAAAAATCGTTTTTTCTCACTTTCCAATATCCGTCAAAGTCGAACAAAAGAAAGTTCTAATAGAGAACTTTACGGGCGAACGCAGTCCACGCACAGCAAAAATAGTGGGGGACACAAAAGTTACAGTCAAATCCGACGACGTAATTGTTCAAGGAACAAACTTGGAAGACGTAAGTCAGACAGCAGCAAACATCGAACAAGGAACAAGAGTCAAAAGAAAAGATCCGCGTGTGTTTCTTGACGGCATATACGTGTATAAGCGTCTCAAGGGGACAGAAACTTGATCAAAAGACCAAGACAAGAGAAGGCTGCGGCTGAACAAGCAGTAAAGTTGCGGAAGGCCGTGAAGGCGAGAAAACCCAAGTTTAGACGCCACGAAAGCTGGCGTTACAAACGTTTGAAGGAAAGCTGGAGAAAACCCCGCGGATTAGACAATAAGATGCGACAGAAAGCAAAAGGTTGGCCCAAGGCCGTAAATGTTGGCTATCGTGGACCGCGAATTGCTAGAGGACTACACCCGTCAGGATACGAGGAAGTACTAATTCACACACCAGATGAAATAGTAGAGGTGGACCCTAAAACTCAAGCCATACGAATCGCCCACACTGTAGGAACTAGAAAACGAATTCAAATTGCTTCACAGGCAAGAGAAAGAGAAATTCATGTTTTGAATCCACTTGTCAAAAGGGAAATTGGAGAAGAAAAAATCGAAGAAGAGTTGCTTGAAGAAACGATTTCAGAACCTCAAGAGACTAAGGTAAAACCAGAAAAGAAAACGAACCATTCCAAACGCTCCAAACGGAGAAAAGGAAGTGAAAACAAATGAGTCTCAAAAGCCAACGCCGCCTTGCTGCTGATATCCTTAAAATAGGGCAAAACAGGGTTTGGATAGATCCTGAGAGAATAGACGAAGTTGAGGTAGCAATCACCAGAGAAGAAATTAGGAAACTCATTCATGAAAGGACCATAAAATCCCTTCCTGAAAAAGGAGTTAGCAGATCACGCGCCCGTGTTTTACATAGACAAAAAAAGAAGGGGTTAAGAAGAGGTCCCGGCAAAAGAAGCAAGTCAAGAATTTCTAAGAAAGAGGTTTGGATGAAGAGAATTCGAGCGTTGCGAAGAAGGCTACGAGAGTTGAAAGAAAAACGTGTAATTACAGAAAACACATATCGTAAGTTTTACCAAATAGCAGGAAGTGGTGCCTTCGAATCAATCGCTGAACTTGAGCGCCGTATAAAGGCTAAAGGCTTATGGAGGACGCGTTGATGGCAAAAGGCCCATCCTATTGTGTTCCATTTCGGAGACGCAGAGAAGGCAAAACGGACTACAAAGCAAGAAAGGCACTGATACTCTCAAGACTTCCTCGCGTGGTAACGAGAGGGTCACTGAAACACATGAACGTTCAAATTATAGAAGCTACCACAACAGGTGACAAAGTCATTGTCTCAGCTAACTCGCAAGAGCTAAAAAATTATGGTTGGCAAGCTGCATGTGGAAACTTACCTTCTGCATATCTAACTGGTCTATTATGCGGTACGAGGGCAGTGGCTAAAAATGTGAAAAAGGCCATTGTGGACATAGGGCTTCATCAACCTACAAAGGGAGCTCGTGTTTTTGCCTCTTTAAAGGGCGTTTTAGATGCTGGTATTAGTGTTCCACATGGCGTAGAGAAACTGCCAGACGAAAAACAATTAAGAGGACAACACATCGCCGATTATGCTAAAAGTTTAGCCTCTTCAAATGTTGAACTCTATGAAAGAACATTTTCTAAATACTTGGAAAGAAAACTTGCTCCAGAAAAACTAGTGGAATACTTTAATGCAGCAAAAGAAAAAATAGCGACCCCACCCAAAAGAAAGAAGGCGAGAAAGACAAAGAAGAAAGTTAAAAGGAAAGTTAAAAAACTATGAGAAGACGAAGACGAAGACAACGTATAAGAAGAACAAAACGAGAAGTAAGCGAAACGTGGACGCCAAAAACCTCCCTTGGCAAAATGATCCAAGAAGGCCGCATTTCTTCTATGGAAGAAATATTTATGGAAGGATTGAAGATACGCGAGTCAGAAATTGTAGATCTTTTGCTTCCTGATTTACAAGAAGAAGTTATTAACATAAATTTGGTGCAAAAACAAACCGACGCTGGAGAGAAGTCGCAGTTTAAAGCAATAGTAGCAGTTGGTAACCGTGATGGCTACATAGGGTTAGGCGGTGGGAAAACAAGACAAGTACGTGCAGCAATTGAAAAAGCAGCTGTGAACGCACGGCTCAACGTGAGTCTTGTCCGTAGAGGTTGTGGCAGTTGGGAATGTGGATGTGGAAAGCCACATTCAATGTCATTTCAGACAACAGGCAAATGTGGTGGTGTAGAAATTGTTTTAATTCCAGGACCTAGGGGTCTCGGCTTAGTTGCAGGTGAAACAGCGAAGATAATTCTAGGGCTTGCAGGAATAAAAGACTGTTGGACAAAGAGCTTCGGTTCGACAAGAACTATTCCATCGTTTGCCTATGCTGTTTTTGACGCCCTTAAAAAAACTTACAGCCTTGTTACACCTGAAGATTGGGTGAGGTAAAATGGCTGAAAAACGAGAATGCTTGGTAGTGGTTCGCGTTCGAGGAATAGTTGGTGTATCACCTGAAATGAAGAAAACTCTTGGAATCCTTCGCCTAAACCGAAACTGCCACATAACCCTTGTCGACAGCCGCCCCAGCTTCTCAGGTATGTTAAAGAAGGTTAGACACTTTGTTGCCTGGGGTGAAATAACAAAAGAGAATATACTTCTGCTACTCAGCAAGCGGGGGAAACTCGTTGGCAATAAAAAGCTTGACGAGGAGTATGCTCAGAAAGTTGGCTATAAAACTTTGGAAGAGTTAGCTGGGGCCATATGCGAACTGAAAGTCGATTTTCGACATTTACCAGACATCAAACCGGTTTTCAGAGCGCACCCTCCAAAAAAAGGATACAAAGGAAAAATAAAGAAGAGCTATGCTGCTGGCGGAGTTACTGGGTACCGTGGCAAGGCAATTAACAAACTTGTAGAAAACATGATTTGACAGAGAAAGATTTTATGGACGGTTTATCATCTATTTTAAAAAAAGCGTGGTTGAAAAATGCCTCACAAACTTCGAAAGACTCGGAAAAGCCGAGGTTCAAGAACAGTAGGATGGGGTAGGGTTGGTCAGCATCGCAAAGGCGGTCAAAAAGGCCATACGAAAGCAGGCCGGCATAAACACTTATGGTCCTACGTGCTGAGATATGAACCCGATTATTTTACCAAGAAAGGGTTCTACTCCCCAAACCGTAAGAAAGTCAATGTAGTAAACGTTGGGAAATTGGAAGAGTTGGCGCTGAAGCTTTCTACCGAAGAAGGCTTGGAGAAAAAAGAAGAGCTATCTTTTCTAGATTTAGACAAGTTGGGTTACAGCAAACTTTTGGGCATGGGCAACGTAACTAAACCTTTTTCAATAAAAGTCGCATCTCATTCAGAGTCCGCCGCCAAAAAGGTGGAAGAAGCAGGCGGCAGATTTATCACAGAAAAAATCAACCAGATACGTGCATAACTACTGTGAGAGGCTCAATAGCTTAAAGAAAAAATCGGAGGAAGGAAAAAATGGCGGGCAGATTTCTCGGAATTTTCAAACCCATGGCGAGATTCTTGCCGGAGGCGACACCGCCTAGAAAAAGAGTTGCGTTTAACCAGAAGCTGTTGTGGACCGCTCTAGCGCTAATTATCTACCTTATCATGGCTGAAATCCCGCTTTATGGCTTGCAGGCGGGAGAAAGCGGCTTTGAAATGAGTTATCTCAGAATCATATTTGCCTCTAACAGAGGGACACTACTGGAACTTGGCATAGGTCCAATAGTGACTGCGGGCTTGATCCTTCAGCTTTTAGCTGGTTCAGGAATGATAAATGTCGACATGTCCAACCCTGAAGACCGCGGGCTCTTCACAACTGCGAGCAAATTCTTTACAATACTACTCACAGGAGTTCAAGCGTCCGCTTACATAATCGGCGGCGTCTATGGTTCACTGCCAGTATCGATAAGCATCATCATCTTTCTCCAACTTATGTTTGCAGGGATAATAATCATGCTGCTAGACGAGATGATTCAAAAAGGTTGGGGAATAGGAAGCGGAATTAGCCTTTTCATTATGGCTGGAGTAGCCCAGAGAATATTGTGGGACAGCTTCGCTTTGACACCAGGACTAGCTGATCAAAAGAGTTACGGCGCCTTTCCAGCATTAGTGCAAACCATTACATCAGGTCAGCCAGTGTTTTCTTTTGCTCTAAAATATGTGCCATTCAATGCTACTTCTGGCACTGTTGCACACCTCATCCCAGCAATTGATAATGCTTTCATCAGATCTCAAAATCTGCCTGCACTACTGGGATTTTTCACAACAATTGTGGTGTTTCTTGTCGTTATATATGTGGAAGGCATCAGAGTAGAGCTACCTGTTTCCCATGCTGACTACAGAGGTTACCGCGGCAGATACCCCATCAAGCTTCTATATGTTTCCAACTTACCTGTAATCTTTACTTCCGCTCTGTTCGCCAACGTATACTTCTTTTCGCAGATTATCTGGCTCAACTTCAACCGAAACAACTCGAACTTTTTCTTCAATCTTCTAGGAACCTATTCAGCAGGGGCTGGGCAACAACCTCAACCTATAGGCGGCTTAGTTTACTATGTAATAGCGCCCCGTAGCATCCTAGATGTAACTTTGGATCCAATGAGAGCAATGGTTTTTGCTGCTTTTATGATAATATTTTGTGTAATCTTCTCACTCACTTGGCTTGAGGTAGGCGGCCTAGGCCCATCAACCGTTGCGAAACAATTGGTGGATTCAGGCATGCATATTCCAGGCTACAGAAGATCAGCTCGACCTATAGAGACCATGCTGAAACGCTATATCCCAGCAGTTACAGTTCTCGGAGGAATTGTTGTTGGCATTATCGCGGCCTTTGCAGACTTTTTCGGGGTTTTTGGGACAGGCATGGGCGTGCTGCTTTCTGTCGGCATTATTTATCAGTATTATCAACAGTTAATGCAGGAACGGGTTGCAGAGATGTATCCAGCATTCCGCCGCTTATTTGGAGGCTAAGAATGAAAATAGTTAAAAGCCTTGACAATAAACAAATTGGAATAATGAAGAAAAATTGAACTGGAGCAACAAAACATGTTTATAACCTTGTTCATAGATTGGCTATTAGCACCGCAAGCGCCAGCAGCAACAATTTTTATCACTATACTCTGCGTGTCTCTAACCTTTCTTACTTCCTTAGTTAACCGTTTACTTACAAATCCGGAAAAAATGCGTGCTTGGAGAAAGGAGATTAAGGATTGGACGAGCGAATTTAAGGAAGCTCAACGAAACAAAGACAAGAAAAAACTCGCTAAAGTGGAAAAACAAAAAGCCAAAATAATGAAGCTACAACAGAAAATGTCATGGCAGTCAATGAAAATATCACTGCTTTTCTTTGTTCCTTTTATTCTTATGTGGCAAGTGCTTTGGGGCATTTACCAAGGGCCTATTGCATTTCTTCCAGGTTTCGGACCACTTTCAATAGTTTATTGGTATCTTCTATGCTCCTTGTTCTTTAGCACTCTATTCTCTAGAATCTTTGGCGTCGGAATAGGAGCGGAATGAAGTGCCACGCCCTGCATTGAGAACGAGAAGTAAAAAGCGAAAATATCGTTCTTTACCTGGCGGACGCAACAAGGTACTATACAAAAAAGAAAAGACAAACAATCCAAGATGTTCTAATTGTGGACGCTATCTCACATTTCTACCCCACTCAACCTTGAAGATACGCAAGCTTCCTAAGTCCCAGAAAAGAATCAGCCGCATCTTCGGCGGACAACTCTGCCACATTTGCCTCCGCGACTTGCTG from Candidatus Bathyarchaeota archaeon harbors:
- a CDS encoding 50S ribosomal protein L32e, whose protein sequence is MKRPRQEKAAAEQAVKLRKAVKARKPKFRRHESWRYKRLKESWRKPRGLDNKMRQKAKGWPKAVNVGYRGPRIARGLHPSGYEEVLIHTPDEIVEVDPKTQAIRIAHTVGTRKRIQIASQAREREIHVLNPLVKREIGEEKIEEELLEETISEPQETKVKPEKKTNHSKRSKRRKGSENK
- a CDS encoding 30S ribosomal protein S14, which translates into the protein MGKQRPKKERKFGKGSRPCRRCGSYGPVIRRYNLYICRQCFREIARKLGFKKYE
- a CDS encoding 50S ribosomal protein L30, with product MAEKRECLVVVRVRGIVGVSPEMKKTLGILRLNRNCHITLVDSRPSFSGMLKKVRHFVAWGEITKENILLLLSKRGKLVGNKKLDEEYAQKVGYKTLEELAGAICELKVDFRHLPDIKPVFRAHPPKKGYKGKIKKSYAAGGVTGYRGKAINKLVENMI
- a CDS encoding 30S ribosomal protein S5, with amino-acid sequence MRRRRRRQRIRRTKREVSETWTPKTSLGKMIQEGRISSMEEIFMEGLKIRESEIVDLLLPDLQEEVININLVQKQTDAGEKSQFKAIVAVGNRDGYIGLGGGKTRQVRAAIEKAAVNARLNVSLVRRGCGSWECGCGKPHSMSFQTTGKCGGVEIVLIPGPRGLGLVAGETAKIILGLAGIKDCWTKSFGSTRTIPSFAYAVFDALKKTYSLVTPEDWVR
- a CDS encoding DUF106 domain-containing protein translates to MFITLFIDWLLAPQAPAATIFITILCVSLTFLTSLVNRLLTNPEKMRAWRKEIKDWTSEFKEAQRNKDKKKLAKVEKQKAKIMKLQQKMSWQSMKISLLFFVPFILMWQVLWGIYQGPIAFLPGFGPLSIVYWYLLCSLFFSTLFSRIFGVGIGAE
- a CDS encoding uL15 family ribosomal protein, with the translated sequence MPHKLRKTRKSRGSRTVGWGRVGQHRKGGQKGHTKAGRHKHLWSYVLRYEPDYFTKKGFYSPNRKKVNVVNVGKLEELALKLSTEEGLEKKEELSFLDLDKLGYSKLLGMGNVTKPFSIKVASHSESAAKKVEEAGGRFITEKINQIRA
- a CDS encoding 50S ribosomal protein L5, with amino-acid sequence MLKPKIRKVTVNIAVGQSGEPLEKAVQVLEQLTGRKPVKRKAKQTIRDFGIREGEPISCVVTLRKEKAIEFLTKTLQAVDNKIPKKRFDNNGNFSFGIREHIEIPGTKYTPELGIFGMDISVTLGRAGYRVKERRRTRSTIGISHLLTPEEAIVFIKDTLAVEIT
- a CDS encoding 50S ribosomal protein L18, whose amino-acid sequence is MAKGPSYCVPFRRRREGKTDYKARKALILSRLPRVVTRGSLKHMNVQIIEATTTGDKVIVSANSQELKNYGWQAACGNLPSAYLTGLLCGTRAVAKNVKKAIVDIGLHQPTKGARVFASLKGVLDAGISVPHGVEKLPDEKQLRGQHIADYAKSLASSNVELYERTFSKYLERKLAPEKLVEYFNAAKEKIATPPKRKKARKTKKKVKRKVKKL
- a CDS encoding 50S ribosomal protein L34e; the protein is MPRPALRTRSKKRKYRSLPGGRNKVLYKKEKTNNPRCSNCGRYLTFLPHSTLKIRKLPKSQKRISRIFGGQLCHICLRDLLKQTSRTL
- a CDS encoding 50S ribosomal protein L19e, which codes for MSLKSQRRLAADILKIGQNRVWIDPERIDEVEVAITREEIRKLIHERTIKSLPEKGVSRSRARVLHRQKKKGLRRGPGKRSKSRISKKEVWMKRIRALRRRLRELKEKRVITENTYRKFYQIAGSGAFESIAELERRIKAKGLWRTR
- a CDS encoding 30S ribosomal protein S8; its protein translation is MVDTIANGMTTLINNEMRLKRECIISPASKLLGRVLRVMQLGGYIGEFEFIDDGITGKFKIQLLGRINKCGAIRPRFPVRSDEFEEWERSFLPSKDIGILVISTSRGVTSHKTAKEEKIGGRLLAFVY
- a CDS encoding 50S ribosomal protein L6: MRLLEVEKTVEVPEGVDVKIDGRVVTISGEKGTLTRDFSHASLSIQKEEKLVKIRTDWPRKKEAATVATISSHIQNMITGVTKGFTYKLKIVFSHFPISVKVEQKKVLIENFTGERSPRTAKIVGDTKVTVKSDDVIVQGTNLEDVSQTAANIEQGTRVKRKDPRVFLDGIYVYKRLKGTET
- the secY gene encoding preprotein translocase subunit SecY — translated: MAGRFLGIFKPMARFLPEATPPRKRVAFNQKLLWTALALIIYLIMAEIPLYGLQAGESGFEMSYLRIIFASNRGTLLELGIGPIVTAGLILQLLAGSGMINVDMSNPEDRGLFTTASKFFTILLTGVQASAYIIGGVYGSLPVSISIIIFLQLMFAGIIIMLLDEMIQKGWGIGSGISLFIMAGVAQRILWDSFALTPGLADQKSYGAFPALVQTITSGQPVFSFALKYVPFNATSGTVAHLIPAIDNAFIRSQNLPALLGFFTTIVVFLVVIYVEGIRVELPVSHADYRGYRGRYPIKLLYVSNLPVIFTSALFANVYFFSQIIWLNFNRNNSNFFFNLLGTYSAGAGQQPQPIGGLVYYVIAPRSILDVTLDPMRAMVFAAFMIIFCVIFSLTWLEVGGLGPSTVAKQLVDSGMHIPGYRRSARPIETMLKRYIPAVTVLGGIVVGIIAAFADFFGVFGTGMGVLLSVGIIYQYYQQLMQERVAEMYPAFRRLFGG